A portion of the Chloroflexaceae bacterium genome contains these proteins:
- a CDS encoding Xaa-Pro peptidase family protein, with product MHPQRLQRLIESLRDQRLDGLALMPDANLAYLSGLSFHPGKRLTLALVPADGAPPCLVVPALEHGRAEAAARIPMRYFSWHDTEGPATALATAVAAAFGPHARGCTLAVEHTAMRVMELRALEAAIPDLRTRDATPILADLRMVKDAAELAAIEQAVRIVESALERTIAQIRVGMTERQVSRLCSEAILAAGAEGESFENIVASGPNAANPHHSNSDRPLQPGDLVILDCGARYQGYVSDITRTIAIGEPGELARRIYDLVLRANEAGRAAARPGASGAAIDAAARAVIEQGGYGEYFIHRTGHGFGLETHEPPNIVAGDNEPLRPGTTFTVEPGIYLPGVAGARIEDDVVITADGARSLTAFGRALRIVGE from the coding sequence ATGCATCCCCAACGCCTTCAGCGCCTCATCGAGTCCCTGCGCGACCAGCGGCTCGACGGGCTGGCGCTCATGCCCGACGCCAACCTGGCCTACCTCAGCGGGCTGAGCTTCCATCCCGGCAAACGTCTGACCCTGGCGCTCGTGCCCGCCGATGGGGCGCCGCCATGCCTGGTCGTTCCCGCGCTGGAGCACGGGCGCGCCGAGGCCGCTGCGCGCATCCCAATGCGCTACTTCTCCTGGCACGACACCGAGGGTCCCGCCACGGCCCTGGCCACTGCCGTCGCCGCTGCCTTTGGCCCCCATGCCCGCGGGTGTACCCTGGCCGTCGAGCACACTGCTATGCGTGTGATGGAACTGCGCGCCCTTGAGGCGGCTATTCCCGATCTGCGCACCCGCGATGCCACCCCGATCCTGGCCGATCTGCGCATGGTGAAGGACGCCGCGGAACTGGCGGCCATCGAACAGGCGGTGCGCATCGTCGAGAGCGCCCTGGAACGCACCATCGCCCAGATCCGCGTGGGCATGACCGAACGCCAGGTATCGCGGCTGTGCTCCGAGGCCATTCTCGCCGCGGGCGCCGAGGGTGAGAGCTTCGAGAACATCGTCGCCTCGGGACCCAACGCGGCCAATCCGCACCACAGCAACAGTGATCGCCCGCTGCAACCCGGCGACCTGGTGATCCTCGACTGCGGCGCGCGCTACCAGGGGTATGTCTCCGACATTACGCGCACGATCGCGATTGGCGAGCCGGGAGAACTGGCGCGCCGGATCTACGATCTCGTGTTGCGGGCCAATGAGGCAGGGCGCGCAGCGGCCCGTCCGGGGGCCAGCGGCGCAGCGATTGATGCGGCGGCGCGCGCGGTGATCGAGCAGGGCGGCTACGGGGAGTACTTCATCCACCGCACCGGCCACGGCTTTGGGCTGGAGACCCACGAGCCGCCGAATATCGTCGCCGGCGACAACGAACCCCTGCGCCCCGGCACCACCTTCACGGTCGAGCCGGGCATCTACCTGCCCGGCGTTGCCGGCGCGCGCATCGAGGACGACGTGGTGATCACCGCAGACGGCGCCCGCAGCCTCACCGCCTTCGGCCGAGCGTTGCGCATCGTGGGGGAGTAA
- a CDS encoding electron transfer flavoprotein subunit beta/FixA family protein, which translates to MHIVVCMKQVPRDNSVKINPDLSINADGIEKIINLFDEYAIEEGIIWNEKHGGKLTVLSMGTDEWVEQMRRALAMGATDSLLLKDPAFATLDTIAAAKVVAAAIRKLGDVDLILTGRNSTDDESGAFAPALARVLGWPQLTYVGKVIDVNPGNKTITAERHLETVVETVTAPLPAVVSVIKDINNPRYPSLLKIKKVAKVEPPVWTAADLGVTGITSAVTITQRVPPPPRPSGEMIDGPDAAAKVKKLVDKLLENQII; encoded by the coding sequence ATGCACATCGTCGTGTGTATGAAGCAGGTCCCTCGGGACAACTCGGTCAAGATCAACCCTGACCTGAGCATCAACGCCGACGGGATCGAGAAGATCATCAACCTGTTCGACGAGTACGCGATCGAAGAAGGGATTATCTGGAACGAGAAGCACGGCGGGAAGCTGACCGTTCTCTCCATGGGCACCGACGAGTGGGTTGAGCAGATGCGCCGCGCCCTGGCGATGGGGGCCACCGACTCGCTGCTGCTGAAGGATCCGGCATTTGCTACGCTCGACACCATCGCCGCGGCGAAAGTGGTTGCGGCGGCGATCCGCAAGCTCGGCGACGTGGATCTGATCCTCACCGGCCGGAACAGCACCGACGATGAGAGCGGCGCCTTCGCCCCCGCCCTGGCGCGGGTCCTGGGCTGGCCCCAGCTCACTTATGTGGGAAAGGTGATTGATGTCAATCCCGGCAACAAGACGATCACCGCCGAGCGGCACCTGGAGACGGTGGTGGAGACGGTGACCGCGCCGTTGCCTGCCGTAGTGAGCGTGATCAAGGACATCAACAACCCGCGCTATCCTTCACTGCTGAAGATCAAGAAGGTCGCCAAGGTGGAGCCGCCGGTGTGGACGGCCGCCGATCTGGGCGTCACCGGGATTACCTCGGCGGTGACAATCACGCAGCGCGTGCCGCCGCCGCCGCGTCCAAGCGGGGAGATGATTGACGGCCCCGACGCGGCCGCCAAGGTGAAGAAACTGGTCGATAAGTTGCTGGAGAACCAGATTATCTAG
- a CDS encoding electron transfer flavoprotein subunit alpha/FixB family protein gives MPGVLVYVEQVDGEIAAVTRELLGKGKELAAALGGPLSAVVVGSGVGALAEKAAVYGADTVYTVDDPRLSPYTTDGHVAAAKVAVAATQPALILAGASFQMRDFGAALAADLDAGLVVDAIDLKAEGGAVTAVRPSHGGNVINTYAFAAGRPVVALVRKQSFPEAQPGAAGSVQALALGGAEIRTTVTSVAPKTGAVNLTDAAIIVTGGRGLGDKDNYYRLIPPLAEALGGAYGASRAIVDAGWVPYEHQVGQTGKTVSPKLYVACGVSGAIQHLAGMRTSRNIVAINKDPDAPIFRVATFGLVGDVNEVLPLLTQELKARLSR, from the coding sequence ATGCCGGGCGTGCTGGTTTATGTAGAGCAGGTGGACGGCGAGATCGCCGCCGTCACGCGGGAGTTGCTGGGCAAGGGCAAGGAACTGGCGGCCGCCCTTGGCGGCCCACTGAGCGCGGTGGTGGTGGGCAGCGGCGTGGGCGCGCTGGCCGAGAAGGCGGCGGTCTACGGAGCCGACACGGTCTATACCGTTGATGATCCGCGCCTCTCCCCCTACACGACCGACGGGCACGTGGCGGCAGCGAAGGTCGCCGTGGCCGCGACGCAGCCCGCCCTGATCCTCGCCGGGGCCAGCTTCCAGATGCGCGACTTCGGCGCGGCCCTGGCTGCCGATCTGGACGCCGGGCTGGTGGTGGACGCCATCGACCTTAAAGCCGAGGGCGGCGCGGTGACTGCGGTGCGCCCCTCCCACGGCGGGAACGTGATCAACACCTATGCCTTCGCCGCTGGCCGCCCGGTGGTGGCCCTGGTCCGCAAGCAGAGCTTCCCCGAGGCCCAGCCCGGCGCCGCTGGCAGCGTGCAGGCCCTGGCCCTCGGTGGGGCGGAGATCCGCACCACTGTCACCAGCGTGGCGCCAAAGACCGGCGCGGTCAACCTCACCGACGCCGCCATCATTGTGACCGGCGGGCGCGGTCTTGGCGATAAGGACAACTACTACCGGCTCATCCCGCCGCTGGCCGAGGCCCTCGGCGGAGCCTATGGCGCCTCGCGCGCCATCGTTGACGCTGGCTGGGTGCCCTACGAGCACCAGGTCGGCCAGACCGGCAAGACGGTCTCGCCCAAGCTCTACGTGGCCTGCGGCGTCTCCGGGGCCATCCAGCACCTGGCGGGCATGCGCACCAGCCGCAATATCGTGGCGATCAACAAGGACCCTGATGCGCCAATCTTCCGCGTTGCCACCTTTGGCCTGGTTGGCGATGTGAACGAGGTGCTGCCCCTGCTCACCCAGGAGCTGAAGGCCCGCCTGAGCCGGTAA
- a CDS encoding amino acid ABC transporter permease — translation MATEASQPRTRAPRPNIGALQWLRQNLFSNWWNSLISIVLLFLVFQALSALLRWTVTTEGWIAVTSNVRLLMVGRYPPDQLWRPELVAALVAVLLGLSGGVWRGIPLVLAGGFSVAMIILGLLSLALPPDQAPPVFSTRLFLFGVAALAGLGIAAGQRLGEVLRWPLVAGWILLYPAAILILRGVGEAAIGTNLWGGLMLTLILAVSGIVLSFPLGVLLALGRRSNLPVIKWFCVAYIELIRGVPLVTVLFMASLMLPLFLPANVRVDAVVRAIVAVTLFSAAYLAENVRGGLQSIPRGQIEAARALGLNVVQTTLLITLPQALRAVIPVLVGQFIALFKDTSLVVIIGLMDLLGAAQAVYTQPQWLGIPGGVWRETFFVVAGIYWIFSFTMSRTARRIETDLHVGKL, via the coding sequence ATGGCGACGGAAGCGTCACAACCCCGCACCCGCGCCCCACGCCCGAACATCGGCGCGCTCCAATGGCTGCGCCAGAACCTGTTCAGCAACTGGTGGAACTCGCTGATCAGCATCGTCCTGCTGTTCCTGGTCTTCCAGGCCCTCAGCGCACTGCTGCGCTGGACGGTCACCACCGAGGGCTGGATCGCCGTAACGAGCAACGTGCGCCTGCTGATGGTTGGGCGGTACCCGCCGGATCAGCTCTGGCGCCCCGAGCTGGTAGCGGCGCTGGTCGCCGTGCTGCTTGGACTCAGCGGAGGAGTCTGGCGCGGCATCCCCCTGGTTCTCGCGGGAGGGTTCAGCGTGGCGATGATCATCCTGGGGTTGCTCTCGCTGGCGCTGCCGCCCGACCAGGCGCCGCCGGTCTTCTCGACACGGCTGTTCCTCTTCGGCGTAGCGGCTCTGGCGGGCCTGGGGATCGCCGCTGGCCAGCGTCTGGGCGAGGTCCTGCGCTGGCCGCTGGTGGCCGGGTGGATCCTGCTTTATCCTGCGGCGATCCTGATCCTGCGCGGCGTGGGCGAGGCCGCCATTGGCACCAACCTGTGGGGCGGGCTGATGCTTACGCTGATCCTGGCGGTCAGCGGGATCGTGCTCTCTTTTCCCCTGGGGGTGCTGCTGGCCCTGGGGCGGCGCAGCAACCTGCCGGTGATCAAATGGTTCTGCGTGGCCTACATCGAACTGATCCGCGGCGTGCCGCTGGTGACGGTGCTCTTCATGGCCTCGCTGATGCTGCCGCTGTTCCTGCCGGCGAACGTGCGCGTTGACGCCGTGGTGCGCGCCATCGTCGCCGTGACGCTCTTCAGCGCGGCCTATCTGGCGGAAAATGTGCGCGGCGGATTGCAATCCATTCCCAGAGGGCAGATTGAGGCGGCGCGCGCCCTTGGCCTGAATGTGGTGCAGACTACCCTGCTGATCACCCTGCCCCAGGCCCTGCGGGCGGTCATCCCCGTGCTGGTAGGCCAGTTCATCGCCCTGTTCAAGGACACCTCGCTAGTGGTGATTATCGGCCTGATGGACCTGCTGGGGGCCGCGCAGGCCGTCTACACCCAGCCGCAGTGGCTCGGCATTCCCGGCGGGGTGTGGCGCGAAACGTTCTTTGTGGTGGCGGGGATCTACTGGATCTTCAGCTTCACCATGTCGCGCACGGCGCGCCGGATTGAAACCGATCTGCATGTGGGCAAGTTGTAA
- a CDS encoding acyl-CoA dehydrogenase family protein, whose protein sequence is MDLTAGYEMFLNEEHAMLRQTVRRFAEQEVAPFIRVWDRSGAEQHEGPEARPHIRPVLKRMGELGFLGICLPRRYGGAGMDYLALAVVCEELERVDSFLRVVMSVHTGLNSLSLFQWGTEEQKQRYLVPQARGEQLAGYCLTEPDSGTDAAAMRATARRDGDSYILNGEKTWISLADIADNFLVMAKTDPERGARGISAFIVERRWPGVSSQPIHGKLGVRAGNTGSVIFQDVRVPAANRLGEEGEGFKIAMAALDNGRYTVAAGATGLIQASLEASLRYARERHTFGRPIAEHQLVKRMLSHMVRKLDTSRLLVYRAGWMKNRGLRNTRETTLAKWHATVSSFECADDALQIHGAYGYSDEYPVERYLRNARGAVIYEGTRELQELLQADFALGYRTNPPLRCELPAYDPEAWG, encoded by the coding sequence ATGGACCTCACCGCCGGCTACGAGATGTTTCTGAACGAGGAGCACGCCATGCTGCGGCAAACGGTGCGCCGGTTTGCCGAGCAGGAGGTTGCGCCGTTCATTCGCGTCTGGGATCGATCAGGGGCCGAACAGCACGAGGGCCCCGAAGCACGTCCGCACATTCGCCCGGTGCTGAAGCGGATGGGCGAACTCGGCTTCCTGGGCATCTGCCTGCCCCGACGCTACGGCGGCGCGGGCATGGACTACCTGGCCCTCGCGGTGGTGTGCGAGGAACTCGAACGGGTAGACAGCTTCCTGCGCGTGGTGATGTCGGTGCATACCGGCCTCAACTCGCTAAGCCTCTTCCAGTGGGGCACCGAGGAGCAAAAGCAGCGGTATCTGGTTCCCCAGGCCCGCGGCGAGCAACTCGCCGGCTACTGTCTCACCGAGCCCGATTCGGGCACCGATGCCGCCGCGATGCGCGCCACCGCTCGCCGCGACGGCGATAGCTACATCCTCAACGGCGAAAAGACCTGGATCAGCCTGGCCGACATTGCCGACAACTTCCTGGTGATGGCCAAGACCGATCCGGAGCGGGGCGCGCGGGGCATTTCGGCCTTCATCGTCGAGCGGCGCTGGCCGGGGGTCTCAAGCCAGCCCATCCACGGGAAGCTCGGGGTGCGGGCCGGTAACACCGGCAGCGTCATTTTTCAGGATGTACGGGTGCCGGCGGCCAACCGCCTTGGCGAGGAAGGCGAGGGCTTCAAAATCGCCATGGCCGCCCTCGACAACGGGCGCTACACCGTAGCCGCCGGGGCCACCGGGCTGATCCAGGCCAGCCTGGAGGCCAGCCTGCGCTACGCCCGTGAACGCCACACCTTCGGCAGACCCATCGCCGAACACCAACTGGTCAAGCGCATGCTCAGCCACATGGTGCGCAAGCTCGACACCTCGCGATTACTGGTCTACCGGGCGGGCTGGATGAAAAACCGCGGCCTGCGCAACACCCGCGAAACCACCCTGGCCAAGTGGCATGCTACGGTATCGAGCTTCGAATGCGCCGATGATGCGCTTCAGATCCACGGCGCCTACGGCTATTCCGACGAGTATCCGGTTGAACGCTACCTGCGGAATGCGCGCGGGGCGGTGATCTACGAAGGCACCCGCGAATTGCAGGAACTCTTGCAGGCCGATTTCGCCCTCGGTTACCGCACCAACCCTCCGCTGCGCTGCGAACTTCCGGCATATGACCCTGAGGCATGGGGTTGA
- a CDS encoding amino acid ABC transporter substrate-binding protein: MKRQILAVLAGALALFLAACGGQQPQAAATQPPTAATEAPAAVAPTAAPPATAAPAPGGGAAAQPTAGGRLQTIISRGKLICGVNQALPGFGNVDSAGNFSGFDVDFCKAVAAAIFDDPTRVEYRPLTAQERFTALQSGEVDVLIRNTTWTLTRDGSVGLDFGPVTFYDGQGMMVRKDSGIETLEDMAGARICVQTGTTTELNLADNFRQRNLQFEAVVFQEADPTFAAYESGQCDGFTTDKSGLVSYQTKAANPADHKILEVTMSKEPLAPSVLQGDPQWADAVRWVVFATIQGEEFGITSANIGDFANSQDPNIRRFLGLEGELGQGIGLPNDFAARVIRHVGNYEEIYNRNLGPDTPFNLPRGLNSLYSDGGLLYSPPFR; encoded by the coding sequence ATGAAGCGACAGATTCTCGCAGTGCTGGCCGGCGCGCTTGCCCTGTTCCTGGCGGCGTGCGGGGGCCAGCAGCCCCAGGCGGCGGCCACCCAGCCGCCCACGGCCGCCACGGAGGCCCCGGCGGCCGTAGCCCCGACCGCGGCGCCTCCCGCCACTGCCGCCCCCGCGCCCGGAGGCGGCGCCGCTGCGCAGCCCACCGCCGGGGGGCGCTTGCAGACGATCATCAGCCGCGGCAAGCTGATCTGCGGCGTGAACCAGGCGCTTCCCGGCTTCGGCAACGTGGACAGCGCCGGCAACTTCAGCGGCTTCGACGTAGACTTCTGCAAGGCCGTCGCCGCCGCGATCTTCGATGACCCGACCAGGGTCGAGTATCGCCCGCTGACCGCCCAGGAGCGCTTCACGGCGCTGCAGTCGGGCGAGGTGGACGTGCTGATCCGCAACACGACCTGGACGCTCACCCGCGACGGCTCGGTCGGCCTCGACTTCGGCCCGGTTACCTTCTACGATGGCCAGGGTATGATGGTGCGCAAGGACAGCGGCATCGAAACGCTTGAGGATATGGCCGGGGCGCGTATCTGCGTACAGACTGGCACAACCACCGAGTTGAACCTGGCCGACAACTTTCGCCAGCGCAACCTGCAATTCGAGGCGGTGGTCTTCCAGGAGGCCGACCCGACCTTTGCAGCCTACGAGAGCGGCCAGTGCGACGGCTTCACCACCGACAAGTCGGGCCTGGTGAGCTACCAGACCAAGGCTGCCAACCCGGCCGACCACAAGATCCTCGAAGTGACCATGTCGAAGGAGCCGCTGGCGCCATCTGTGTTGCAAGGCGATCCGCAGTGGGCCGACGCGGTGCGCTGGGTGGTCTTCGCGACGATCCAGGGGGAAGAGTTCGGGATCACCTCGGCCAACATCGGTGACTTCGCTAATAGCCAGGACCCCAACATCCGCCGCTTCCTGGGCCTCGAGGGCGAACTCGGCCAGGGCATCGGCCTGCCCAACGACTTCGCCGCACGGGTGATCCGCCATGTGGGCAACTACGAGGAGATCTACAACCGCAACCTCGGCCCCGATACGCCCTTCAACCTGCCCCGCGGTCTGAACTCGCTGTACAGCGATGGCGGGTTGCTGTACTCGCCGCCGTTCCGGTAG
- a CDS encoding amino acid ABC transporter ATP-binding protein: protein MNKAYASNDDIIICENVNKWYGDYHALRDVNLRVKRGEVVVICGPSGSGKSTFIRTINRLEEHQEGRIIVDGIEMTNDIRNIDAIRRETGMVFQQFNLFPHLTVLQNITLAPIWVRKQTRAESEKRALELLERVGIREQAHKYPGQLSGGQQQRVAIARALAMNPRIMLFDEPTSALDPEMIKEVLDVMRELATSGITMLCVTHEMGFAREVADRVVFMDRGQILEENTPELFFENPRHERTKLFLSQIL, encoded by the coding sequence ATGAACAAAGCTTATGCTTCAAACGATGACATCATCATATGTGAAAACGTCAACAAATGGTACGGCGATTACCATGCGCTGCGCGACGTCAATCTGCGGGTCAAGCGCGGCGAGGTGGTGGTGATCTGCGGGCCGTCGGGGAGCGGCAAGAGCACCTTCATCCGCACCATCAACCGCCTGGAGGAGCACCAGGAGGGACGGATCATTGTGGATGGCATCGAGATGACCAACGACATCCGCAACATTGACGCCATCCGCCGCGAGACAGGTATGGTCTTCCAGCAGTTCAATCTTTTCCCCCACCTGACGGTGCTGCAAAACATCACCCTGGCGCCGATCTGGGTGCGGAAGCAGACCCGCGCCGAGAGCGAGAAGCGGGCCCTGGAACTGCTCGAACGGGTGGGCATCCGCGAGCAGGCCCACAAATATCCCGGCCAGCTTTCGGGCGGGCAGCAGCAGCGCGTGGCCATCGCTCGCGCCCTGGCCATGAACCCGCGCATTATGCTCTTCGATGAGCCAACCTCGGCCCTCGACCCGGAAATGATCAAGGAGGTGCTTGATGTCATGCGAGAGCTGGCGACCTCGGGCATCACCATGCTCTGCGTGACCCACGAGATGGGCTTCGCTCGCGAGGTGGCCGACCGGGTGGTGTTTATGGACCGCGGGCAGATCCTTGAGGAGAATACGCCGGAGTTGTTCTTTGAGAACCCGCGGCATGAGCGGACGAAGCTCTTTTTGTCGCAGATTCTCTAG
- a CDS encoding ABC transporter permease subunit (The N-terminal region of this protein, as described by TIGR01726, is a three transmembrane segment that identifies a subfamily of ABC transporter permease subunits, which specificities that include histidine, arginine, glutamine, glutamate, L-cystine (sic), the opines (in Agrobacterium) octopine and nopaline, etc.): MAATTPPGQPASIPFYRDTRVIAILVQVAFALVVIATFWFLYSTMMDGLRRANLLPSFAFLRQPAGFPISESPIPYDPSRTYGYAFLVGVLNTLRVAGIGIVLATLLGIVLGICRLSGNWLLRNIATVYVEIVRNVPLLLQLFFWYTMSQAFPRVQEAINIGGVLFLHNRGVSIAWPRASADFGAWAPWLWAGLLAGAGFYIVRQVQFARRDRPGVALPWALLLAAAIALLGFVVTRLVAGQWPVTLEIPELQRFGFSGGITLTTNFAALLFGLVIYTAAFIGEIVRSGIQAVNKGQREAARALGLSSAQTLRLVIFPQALRIIIPPLTSQYLNLTKNSSLAVAIGFPDLFSVAGTTLNQTGQAVPVILMVMASYLSISLLTSLLMNWYNKRTQLVER; encoded by the coding sequence ATGGCCGCCACCACGCCGCCCGGTCAGCCGGCGAGCATCCCCTTTTACCGCGATACGCGGGTCATCGCCATTCTCGTGCAGGTGGCCTTCGCGCTCGTGGTGATTGCGACGTTCTGGTTCCTCTACAGCACCATGATGGATGGGCTGCGGCGGGCCAACCTGCTGCCGAGTTTCGCCTTCCTGCGGCAGCCCGCTGGCTTCCCCATCAGCGAGTCGCCGATCCCTTACGACCCCTCGCGCACCTACGGTTACGCCTTCCTGGTGGGCGTCCTCAACACCCTGCGCGTTGCGGGGATCGGGATCGTGCTGGCCACCCTCCTCGGCATCGTGCTGGGCATCTGCCGCCTCTCCGGCAACTGGCTGCTGCGCAATATCGCCACCGTCTACGTAGAGATCGTGCGCAACGTTCCGCTGTTGCTGCAACTGTTCTTCTGGTATACGATGAGCCAGGCCTTTCCGCGGGTGCAGGAGGCGATCAACATCGGCGGGGTGCTCTTCCTGCACAACCGCGGCGTAAGCATCGCCTGGCCGCGGGCCAGCGCCGACTTCGGGGCCTGGGCGCCGTGGCTCTGGGCGGGGCTGCTGGCCGGGGCGGGCTTCTACATCGTGCGGCAAGTGCAGTTCGCCCGGCGCGATCGGCCGGGCGTGGCTCTGCCCTGGGCGCTGCTGCTTGCCGCCGCGATCGCGCTGCTCGGTTTTGTGGTTACCCGTCTTGTGGCCGGCCAGTGGCCGGTGACGCTGGAGATCCCCGAGTTGCAGCGTTTCGGCTTCAGCGGCGGCATCACTCTGACCACCAACTTCGCCGCGTTGCTCTTCGGCCTGGTGATCTACACCGCCGCCTTCATCGGCGAGATCGTGCGCAGCGGCATCCAGGCGGTCAACAAGGGCCAGCGCGAGGCGGCTCGCGCCCTCGGTCTGAGCAGCGCGCAAACCCTGCGGCTGGTGATTTTCCCCCAGGCGCTGCGGATCATCATCCCGCCCCTGACCAGTCAGTACCTCAACCTGACCAAGAACAGCAGCCTGGCGGTCGCCATCGGCTTTCCCGACCTCTTCTCAGTGGCCGGCACGACGCTGAACCAGACCGGACAGGCGGTTCCGGTGATCTTGATGGTGATGGCATCGTACCTGAGCATCAGTCTGTTGACCTCTTTGCTGATGAACTGGTACAACAAGCGCACGCAGCTCGTGGAGAGGTGA
- a CDS encoding FHA domain-containing protein, with protein sequence MPFCPQCGIENPPSARYCDQCGAVLIPVPAQGPAAPPAPAPARPAATPAAGPSTCPQCGVTVIPGEAFCDTCGAPLLGATRPVAPAPAYGGVPPQPAYPPPRPVAPATPPVAPAPPLRTTLAPARLLVQPSGVVVPLPAAPQALVGRADAVSNFFPDVDLTDYNGLNLGVGRRHARLFVQGGQIMVEDLDSTNGTFLNAARLSPRQPAPLKHGDELRLGNLRLRVEM encoded by the coding sequence ATGCCGTTCTGTCCGCAATGTGGTATTGAAAATCCCCCTTCCGCGCGCTACTGTGACCAGTGCGGCGCAGTGTTGATCCCCGTACCCGCGCAGGGTCCGGCTGCGCCGCCGGCGCCCGCTCCGGCACGCCCGGCCGCTACGCCCGCTGCCGGGCCATCTACCTGCCCGCAGTGTGGAGTGACGGTCATTCCGGGAGAGGCCTTCTGCGACACCTGCGGCGCGCCCCTGCTCGGCGCGACGCGTCCGGTCGCTCCTGCGCCGGCCTACGGCGGCGTGCCGCCCCAGCCCGCTTACCCGCCGCCGCGGCCGGTAGCGCCAGCGACCCCGCCAGTGGCGCCCGCCCCGCCGCTGCGGACAACCCTGGCCCCGGCGCGGCTGCTGGTGCAGCCCTCCGGCGTCGTGGTGCCGCTCCCGGCTGCGCCGCAGGCTCTGGTCGGGCGCGCCGACGCGGTGAGCAATTTCTTCCCCGACGTTGATCTGACCGATTACAATGGCCTCAATCTCGGCGTGGGCCGCCGCCACGCGCGCCTCTTTGTGCAGGGCGGCCAGATCATGGTCGAGGATCTCGATAGCACCAATGGGACCTTTCTCAATGCCGCCCGCCTGAGTCCGCGCCAGCCCGCGCCGCTCAAACACGGCGATGAGTTGCGCCTGGGAAACCTGCGCCTGCGGGTGGAGATGTAA
- a CDS encoding 2-dehydropantoate 2-reductase: MRIAVFGPGGVGGYFGAHLARAGHEVHLIGRGAHLEGVRASGLRVESPKGAFSVRPAGAASDPAAVGPVDLLLVAVKTWQLIEAAPALAPLIGPETAVLPLLNGVEAHDILAAALGQDHVLGGLCRIIAYIAAPGVIRHVGAEPTIIFGELDNRRSARVEALQTAFSEAGFGAVVPPDIHVAIWEKFMLVCTWSGLGAVTRAPLGVWLRLPGTRALAEAALREVVAVANARGVAVAPAQVEATLRFLDTLPYESTASMQRDIMEGRPSELEAQNGAVVRLGQAAGVPTPVHSFLYHALLPQELAARGALVEDG; the protein is encoded by the coding sequence ATGCGCATCGCGGTCTTTGGCCCGGGAGGGGTAGGCGGTTATTTTGGCGCGCACCTGGCGCGGGCCGGTCACGAGGTGCACCTGATTGGCCGGGGCGCGCATCTGGAGGGCGTGCGAGCCTCCGGCCTGCGCGTCGAGAGCCCGAAGGGCGCCTTCAGCGTGCGGCCCGCCGGCGCCGCCAGCGATCCCGCAGCCGTCGGCCCCGTGGATCTGCTGCTGGTGGCAGTGAAGACCTGGCAGCTTATCGAGGCGGCCCCTGCGCTGGCGCCGCTGATCGGCCCGGAGACGGCAGTGCTGCCTTTGCTCAACGGCGTCGAGGCCCACGACATCCTCGCAGCGGCCCTCGGGCAGGATCATGTGCTCGGCGGGTTGTGTCGCATCATCGCCTATATCGCTGCGCCAGGGGTCATTCGCCACGTGGGGGCCGAGCCGACGATTATCTTCGGCGAGCTTGACAACCGGCGCAGCGCCCGCGTCGAGGCCCTGCAGACCGCCTTCAGCGAGGCGGGCTTTGGCGCCGTCGTCCCGCCCGACATTCACGTGGCGATCTGGGAGAAGTTCATGCTTGTGTGCACCTGGAGCGGTCTCGGCGCCGTCACCCGCGCGCCGCTGGGGGTCTGGCTGCGGCTGCCGGGCACGCGGGCGCTGGCCGAGGCGGCGCTGCGCGAAGTGGTGGCAGTAGCGAATGCTCGCGGTGTGGCCGTCGCCCCGGCCCAGGTTGAGGCGACGCTGCGCTTCCTCGACACCCTGCCCTACGAGAGCACCGCCTCGATGCAGCGCGACATCATGGAGGGCCGACCTTCCGAGTTGGAGGCGCAGAACGGCGCCGTGGTGCGCCTCGGTCAGGCCGCTGGCGTGCCCACCCCGGTCCACAGCTTCCTGTATCACGCCCTGCTGCCCCAGGAACTGGCCGCCCGCGGAGCCTTGGTGGAAGATGGGTGA